The Streptomyces camelliae genome window below encodes:
- the ggt gene encoding gamma-glutamyltransferase: MTARRTLLTAASTAFLTLPLLPRTAAASSSTARRETSPGLRPPAKQAVAVGSGGAVSSVNPYATQAGIDVLRHGGNAVDAAVATAAALGVVEPYSAGVGGGGYFVYYDARTRTVHTIDGRETGPARMRSDSFTDPSTGKAIPFDEAVNSGLSVGVPGTPATWQRALDTWGTLSLAQALRPATRIADDGFVVNDQFRAQTEMNEARFRDFTPTAQLFLPGGQLPVVGTRFRNPDLARTYRELAHDGVDALYHGDIGHDVVRTVQNPPVAQGSTRTVRPGLMERADLAGYRAILRAPTRTTYHGLDVYSMAPSSSGGTTVGEALNILENFHLSPSDTAQALHDYLEASRIAFADRNRWVGDPAFSDVPTRELLAKEFAKDRACLIPPTTSLTSPVAPGDPLAPAGCTAPGTGSQEPYEGPSTTHLVACDRWGNVVSYTLTIEQTGGSAITVPGRGFLLNNELTDFDFTPLQAGVPDPNLPGPGKRPRSSMSPTIVLRDGRPLIAVGSPGGATIITTVLQTLVNRLDLGMTLPEAVAAPRISQRNRTTTEAEPAFLDSPERPALEALGEHFVLAPPAFTPSPEIGAVAALEFGPRGTVTAVAEPVRRGGGSAMVVHQTS, translated from the coding sequence GTGACCGCCCGCCGTACCCTGCTGACCGCCGCATCAACTGCGTTCCTCACTCTCCCCCTGCTCCCCCGCACCGCCGCCGCTTCGTCCTCCACGGCTCGGCGGGAGACGTCGCCCGGGCTTCGGCCGCCCGCCAAACAGGCCGTCGCCGTCGGTAGCGGAGGCGCCGTCTCCAGCGTCAACCCGTATGCCACACAGGCCGGTATCGACGTGCTGCGCCACGGCGGCAACGCCGTCGACGCCGCTGTCGCCACCGCCGCCGCACTCGGTGTCGTCGAGCCCTACTCGGCAGGCGTCGGAGGCGGCGGCTACTTCGTCTACTACGACGCCCGTACCAGGACCGTGCACACCATCGACGGCCGGGAGACCGGACCGGCGCGCATGCGGTCCGACTCCTTCACCGACCCCTCCACCGGCAAGGCGATCCCGTTCGACGAAGCCGTCAACTCCGGCCTTTCCGTGGGCGTTCCCGGCACCCCGGCGACCTGGCAGCGGGCCCTGGACACCTGGGGCACCCTCTCGCTGGCCCAGGCCCTGCGGCCCGCGACGCGGATCGCGGACGACGGGTTCGTGGTCAACGACCAGTTCCGCGCCCAGACCGAGATGAACGAGGCACGCTTCCGCGACTTCACCCCGACCGCTCAGCTGTTCCTGCCGGGCGGTCAACTGCCCGTCGTCGGAACCCGCTTCCGCAATCCCGACCTGGCCCGCACCTACCGGGAACTCGCCCACGACGGCGTGGACGCCCTGTACCACGGCGACATCGGGCACGACGTGGTGCGCACCGTCCAGAACCCGCCGGTGGCCCAGGGCTCCACGCGCACCGTGCGTCCAGGGCTCATGGAGCGTGCGGACCTCGCCGGCTACCGAGCAATCCTGCGGGCGCCGACCCGCACGACGTACCACGGTCTGGACGTGTACTCCATGGCACCGTCCTCCTCCGGCGGCACCACGGTCGGCGAGGCGCTGAACATCCTGGAGAACTTCCACCTGTCGCCCTCCGACACGGCGCAGGCGCTGCACGACTATCTGGAGGCCAGCCGGATCGCGTTCGCCGACCGCAACCGCTGGGTGGGCGACCCGGCGTTCTCCGACGTACCGACCAGGGAGCTGCTGGCCAAGGAGTTCGCCAAGGACCGCGCCTGTCTGATCCCGCCCACCACGTCGCTGACCAGCCCCGTCGCCCCGGGCGATCCGCTGGCCCCCGCGGGGTGCACCGCCCCGGGCACCGGCAGCCAGGAGCCGTACGAGGGTCCGTCGACCACCCACCTGGTGGCCTGCGACCGCTGGGGCAACGTCGTCTCCTACACGCTGACCATCGAGCAGACCGGAGGCTCGGCCATCACCGTTCCGGGCCGCGGGTTCCTGCTCAACAACGAGCTCACGGACTTCGACTTCACGCCCCTGCAGGCCGGCGTGCCCGACCCGAACCTGCCGGGTCCGGGCAAGCGGCCGCGCAGCAGCATGTCGCCGACGATCGTGCTGCGCGACGGCAGGCCCCTGATCGCCGTGGGCTCCCCGGGCGGTGCCACCATCATCACCACCGTCCTGCAGACCCTGGTCAACCGCCTCGACCTCGGCATGACCCTGCCCGAAGCGGTCGCGGCACCGCGCATCTCGCAGCGCAACCGCACCACGACCGAAGCCGAACCGGCCTTCCTCGACTCACCCGAACGCCCCGCGCTCGAAGCCCTCGGTGAGCACTTCGTCCTGGCCCCGCCGGCCTTCACCCCGTCACCCGAGATCGGCGCGGTCGCCGCGCTGGAGTTCGGCCCCCGCGGGACGGTCACCGCGGTGGCCGAGCCCGTACGGCGTGGCGGCGGCTCGGCGATGGTCGTCCATCAGACCTCCTGA
- a CDS encoding zinc-dependent alcohol dehydrogenase family protein produces MRGAVIHAPGDVRFEERDDPRIIRPTDAIIRTVATCVCGSDLWAYRGLEPVDEPHPMGHEYVGIVEEVGGEVTSVKPGQFVVGSFATSDNTCPNCLNGWQSSCLHREFMSTCQADYVRIPNAQGTLVATDDHPDGAFVPGLLAVSDVMGTGWYAALAAEVRPGSTAVVVGDGAVGLCGVIAAKELGAERIIAMSRHEPRQKLAREFGATDIVTERGEEGVARVKELTKGIGADSVLECVGTSEAMRQALHAARPGGNVGFVGVPHEVAIDGQELFFSHVGLRGGPAPVRRYLPDLIDRVLSGRIDPGKVFDLTLPLEQVAEGYRAMDERRAIKALLKP; encoded by the coding sequence ATGCGCGGCGCAGTAATCCACGCCCCCGGCGACGTGCGCTTCGAGGAGCGCGACGACCCCCGGATCATCCGCCCGACCGACGCGATCATCCGCACGGTCGCCACCTGCGTGTGCGGCTCGGACCTGTGGGCGTACCGCGGCCTGGAACCGGTCGACGAACCTCACCCCATGGGCCACGAGTACGTCGGCATCGTGGAGGAGGTCGGCGGCGAGGTCACCTCGGTCAAGCCGGGCCAGTTCGTCGTCGGCTCCTTCGCCACGTCGGACAACACCTGCCCGAACTGCCTGAACGGATGGCAGTCCTCCTGTCTGCACCGGGAGTTCATGAGCACCTGCCAGGCCGACTACGTCCGCATCCCGAACGCCCAGGGCACCCTGGTCGCCACGGACGACCACCCGGACGGCGCGTTCGTGCCCGGCCTGCTCGCCGTCTCCGACGTCATGGGCACCGGCTGGTACGCGGCCCTCGCCGCCGAGGTCAGGCCCGGCTCCACCGCCGTGGTCGTCGGTGACGGAGCGGTCGGCCTGTGCGGTGTGATCGCCGCCAAGGAGCTGGGTGCAGAGCGGATCATCGCGATGAGCCGCCACGAGCCCCGGCAGAAGCTGGCCCGGGAGTTCGGGGCGACGGACATCGTCACCGAGCGCGGGGAGGAAGGCGTCGCCCGCGTGAAGGAGCTGACGAAGGGCATCGGCGCCGACTCCGTCCTGGAGTGCGTCGGCACGTCCGAGGCGATGCGGCAGGCCCTGCACGCGGCCCGCCCCGGCGGCAACGTCGGCTTCGTCGGCGTCCCGCACGAAGTCGCGATCGACGGCCAGGAGCTGTTCTTCTCCCACGTCGGCCTGCGCGGCGGCCCCGCCCCCGTGCGCCGTTACCTGCCCGACCTGATCGACCGGGTCCTGTCGGGCCGGATCGACCCGGGCAAGGTCTTCGACCTCACCCTGCCCCTGGAGCAGGTCGCCGAGGGCTACCGGGCGATGGACGAGCGCCGCGCCATCAAGGCACTGCTGAAGCCCTGA
- a CDS encoding helix-turn-helix domain-containing protein — MLGSMTSSVPLNELGEFLKRRRAELSPRTVGLPETTAPRRVAGLRREEVAQLASISTDYYTRLEQGRMQASAPVLDTLARVLHLDDDQRAYLFQLAGKTANRARHRGRQKVQPQLQRVLDDLTATPAIVQGRRGDILAWNAPAAALVTDFGRLPEKHRNCPRIQFTDPAMRTLYADWETSAQISVAQLRMEAAKYPEDPRLIELVGELSMHDRQFARWWGEHRVAARTVGTKTLHHPVVGELVLDWDTLTASTDPDQHLTVWTAAPGSPTHERLRILASWAADQDLSASPSVA; from the coding sequence ATGCTGGGAAGCATGACCAGCAGCGTCCCCCTCAATGAGCTGGGAGAATTTCTCAAAAGGCGGCGCGCGGAGCTGAGCCCGCGCACGGTCGGCCTGCCGGAGACGACGGCACCCCGCCGGGTGGCCGGGCTGCGCCGCGAGGAGGTCGCCCAGCTCGCCTCGATCAGCACCGACTACTACACACGCCTGGAGCAGGGCCGTATGCAGGCATCGGCTCCGGTGCTGGACACCCTCGCCCGCGTACTCCATCTGGATGACGACCAGCGGGCGTACCTCTTCCAGCTCGCCGGCAAGACCGCGAACCGCGCCCGGCACCGCGGCAGGCAGAAGGTGCAGCCCCAGCTCCAGCGCGTGCTGGACGACCTCACCGCCACCCCGGCCATCGTGCAGGGACGCCGCGGCGACATCCTGGCGTGGAACGCGCCGGCCGCCGCGCTGGTCACCGATTTCGGCCGCCTTCCGGAAAAGCACCGCAACTGTCCGCGCATCCAGTTCACGGATCCGGCGATGCGGACCCTCTACGCCGACTGGGAGACCTCCGCGCAGATCTCCGTGGCCCAGCTGCGGATGGAGGCGGCGAAGTACCCCGAGGACCCGCGCCTGATCGAGCTGGTCGGTGAACTGTCCATGCATGACAGGCAGTTCGCCCGGTGGTGGGGCGAACACCGGGTCGCCGCCCGCACGGTGGGCACCAAGACGCTCCATCACCCGGTCGTCGGCGAACTCGTCCTGGACTGGGACACCCTCACCGCGAGCACCGACCCGGACCAGCACCTGACCGTCTGGACCGCCGCCCCCGGTTCCCCCACGCACGAGCGGCTGCGCATCCTCGCTTCCTGGGCGGCCGACCAGGACCTCTCGGCCTCCCCGTCCGTCGCTTGA
- a CDS encoding TerD family protein, with protein MLDRAGTSRHGSDGGACKVSGGGKALGKVEVRLKWDPSPLGETPRHLDIIAATYSADDPYGRPVYVVHYESRSPDGTITMTRHSETGMGFGFVEVMVLEFDRLAPVYGRVVVGVAIHQDGGPRTFGDMSNAGVVVVQRYEQLLADDFAQVADATATTVAEFTRAPSGAWEMREMIRGFDSDPVLFCAEMGSPQH; from the coding sequence ATACTTGATCGCGCGGGAACGTCTCGCCATGGTTCTGACGGGGGAGCTTGCAAGGTGAGTGGTGGAGGCAAGGCGCTGGGCAAGGTGGAGGTCAGACTCAAGTGGGACCCGAGCCCGCTCGGGGAGACGCCCCGGCACCTCGACATCATCGCCGCGACCTACTCGGCGGACGATCCCTACGGGCGGCCGGTGTATGTCGTGCACTACGAGAGCCGGTCACCGGACGGCACCATCACCATGACCCGGCACAGCGAGACCGGCATGGGCTTCGGGTTCGTCGAGGTGATGGTCCTGGAATTCGACCGGCTGGCGCCCGTGTACGGGCGTGTGGTGGTCGGCGTGGCCATCCACCAGGACGGTGGGCCCCGGACGTTCGGGGACATGTCCAACGCCGGGGTCGTCGTCGTCCAGAGGTACGAGCAGTTGCTGGCGGACGACTTCGCCCAGGTCGCCGACGCCACGGCCACGACGGTCGCCGAGTTCACCCGGGCCCCCTCCGGAGCGTGGGAGATGCGCGAGATGATCCGGGGCTTCGACAGTGACCCGGTGCTCTTCTGCGCGGAGATGGGCAGCCCGCAGCACTGA
- a CDS encoding LacI family DNA-binding transcriptional regulator, translating to MVTGTDVGDRAAAKILLAQVAAAHHRLAPVRAGGGRTGTAAVLGCGCPPGPPRCAVGENGGGSGTARRETGMAGDGGPVTLRGIAERLGLHVSTVSRVLNGPSGEQGRAASGETARRIRELADELGYRPNPHATSLRTRRSNLVGVLFPRLSEIVVATIYEGVEEEATRRGLSTFVTNTHDDPATQRERIGMVLGRRVDGLIIGDAHLDGAALAGPALDGTPFVLVNRRTDTGHPAVTCDDHLGGRLVAEHFLALGHRRVAVVAGEPFASTGTDRTTGFTDRYREAGLPLPARWVRHCRFDTAGGHRAAAELLSGSDRPTAIFAVNDLAAIGTIGAARDLGLRLGEDLALAGFNDTPLAAELPVPLTSVHSPMAEQGRRAVRLLLRRIAGEPVRSEVIRPELVVRASTGAPIGPALR from the coding sequence ATGGTCACCGGCACGGACGTCGGTGACCGCGCCGCCGCGAAGATCCTGCTCGCCCAGGTCGCCGCCGCGCACCACCGGCTCGCCCCGGTCCGGGCCGGCGGCGGCCGTACCGGGACGGCGGCCGTCCTCGGCTGCGGCTGTCCGCCGGGTCCGCCGAGGTGTGCCGTTGGGGAGAATGGGGGCGGTTCAGGAACGGCGAGGCGGGAGACGGGTATGGCAGGCGACGGCGGGCCGGTGACACTGCGCGGGATCGCGGAACGGCTCGGGCTGCACGTCTCGACGGTCTCCCGGGTCCTCAACGGCCCGTCCGGGGAGCAGGGACGCGCGGCGTCCGGCGAGACGGCGCGCCGGATCCGCGAGCTGGCCGACGAACTCGGCTACCGCCCCAACCCGCACGCCACCAGCCTGCGCACCCGGCGCAGCAACCTGGTCGGGGTGCTCTTCCCCCGGCTGTCGGAGATCGTGGTGGCCACCATCTACGAGGGTGTGGAGGAGGAGGCCACCCGGCGAGGGCTCTCCACCTTCGTCACCAACACCCACGACGACCCCGCCACCCAGCGCGAGCGGATCGGCATGGTCCTGGGCCGCCGGGTGGACGGCCTCATCATCGGCGACGCGCACCTGGACGGGGCAGCGCTGGCCGGCCCGGCCCTGGACGGCACGCCCTTCGTGCTCGTCAACCGCCGCACCGACACCGGCCACCCGGCGGTGACCTGCGACGACCACCTGGGCGGGCGGCTCGTGGCCGAGCACTTCCTGGCCCTGGGCCACCGCCGGGTGGCCGTCGTCGCCGGTGAACCCTTCGCCAGCACCGGCACCGACCGCACGACCGGCTTCACCGACCGCTACCGCGAGGCCGGCCTGCCCCTGCCCGCCCGCTGGGTACGCCACTGCCGCTTCGACACGGCCGGCGGGCACCGGGCCGCCGCCGAGTTGCTGAGCGGCTCCGACCGGCCGACCGCGATCTTCGCCGTCAACGACCTCGCCGCGATCGGCACCATCGGCGCCGCCCGCGACCTGGGTCTGCGGCTGGGGGAAGACCTCGCGCTGGCCGGGTTCAACGACACCCCCCTCGCCGCCGAACTGCCCGTCCCGCTCACCAGCGTCCACTCCCCCATGGCCGAGCAGGGCAGACGCGCCGTACGGCTGCTGCTCCGCCGTATCGCGGGCGAGCCCGTCCGCTCGGAGGTGATCAGGCCCGAGCTCGTGGTGCGGGCGTCCACGGGTGCGCCGATCGGGCCGGCTCTGCGGTGA
- a CDS encoding protein kinase domain-containing protein, producing the protein MKWFGRRREAASDDREELVAALRADSVTAELIARQFGAAQAAGRYAELVAEAERVLGPQDTDTLALRHQLAHWTGESGQPEAAVRLFARLMADRERIQGPGHPDTELARHQLAHWHGRSGRPEEAVRRYEAMRRSAEQENRTETALTLLCEVGYWQQKSGDNAAALRAFSQMLQTAQQELGPGHQLVGIARQRYAEVAGGLPFGNEGGHDGLQDLLATAAAVEAAGDFPRAGRMYGQMAERSEQLYGAGSSQVLSALVAQAKAAVRAEDHETAVDCFGKVLACMELRGEGPGSPEYDILCGQRDELARMAGRTVLRIAQRAAAALGEALQTAPETACAVLAREAGTSHATWLAVVNPGAGEGTWAAWTPEHWAAVLRDLTRRGYEATALCFARDDLRPAPEEACACEQLGLPGLYVSRLSDGNVRFEAYVFRDGEPTRARVVVVEDEPAGTGSPGAERRVSAGAADGGRVAFHEQAAAIGTWREMERARRPAGADEADRPPVFGTYEVLECVGEGGFGRVYLCQDPDGLMVAVKTLHAHLAAAPAIKRGFAHEVRAAQRVDGRFTVPVIAADTDGPAPWMAVPYVAAPSLQEFVERCGRLETDLVRTLGAGIAVALSAIHAEGIVHLDLKPANVLLTEDGPRVIDFGIAQIERLTEPRRGFAGTYAYASPEQLREERTFTPASDVFSLGTVLARLALGRSPWGRDTPSVVAGIRAGTPDLAGLPADFAEVVRWCLQPDPGRRPTAGDVAEALVPGAGDGRIGPPPLPEQGRALVAEHATVPATRHYETLARTRPR; encoded by the coding sequence GTGAAGTGGTTCGGCAGGCGGCGCGAGGCGGCATCGGATGACCGCGAGGAGCTCGTCGCGGCGCTGCGGGCGGACAGCGTGACGGCTGAGCTGATCGCCCGTCAGTTCGGCGCGGCTCAGGCCGCCGGACGCTATGCGGAACTGGTCGCGGAGGCGGAACGCGTCCTGGGACCGCAGGACACCGACACCCTGGCACTGCGGCACCAACTGGCCCACTGGACCGGTGAGTCCGGACAACCGGAAGCCGCGGTGCGGCTGTTCGCACGGCTCATGGCCGACCGTGAGCGGATCCAGGGACCGGGCCATCCGGACACCGAACTGGCCCGGCATCAACTGGCCCACTGGCACGGCCGGTCGGGCCGGCCCGAGGAGGCCGTACGCCGCTACGAAGCCATGCGCCGGTCCGCCGAGCAGGAGAACCGCACCGAGACGGCGCTCACCCTGCTGTGCGAGGTGGGCTACTGGCAGCAGAAGAGCGGCGACAACGCGGCCGCGCTGCGCGCGTTCTCCCAGATGCTGCAGACCGCCCAGCAGGAGCTCGGCCCAGGCCACCAGCTCGTCGGCATCGCCCGTCAGCGCTACGCCGAGGTCGCCGGCGGACTGCCGTTCGGCAACGAGGGCGGCCACGACGGGCTGCAGGACCTCCTCGCGACGGCCGCCGCGGTCGAAGCCGCGGGAGACTTCCCGCGCGCGGGCCGGATGTACGGGCAGATGGCCGAACGGTCCGAGCAGCTCTACGGGGCGGGCAGCTCCCAGGTCCTCTCCGCGCTTGTCGCGCAGGCGAAGGCGGCGGTGCGGGCGGAGGACCACGAGACGGCTGTCGACTGTTTCGGGAAGGTGCTCGCGTGCATGGAGCTGCGGGGCGAGGGGCCCGGTTCGCCGGAGTACGACATCCTGTGCGGGCAGCGTGACGAGCTCGCCCGGATGGCCGGGCGCACGGTGCTCCGTATCGCGCAGCGGGCCGCGGCGGCGTTGGGCGAGGCGCTGCAGACCGCGCCCGAGACGGCCTGCGCGGTGCTGGCCCGCGAGGCCGGCACCTCCCACGCGACCTGGCTCGCCGTCGTGAACCCCGGTGCGGGCGAAGGGACATGGGCCGCATGGACGCCGGAGCACTGGGCGGCCGTGCTGCGGGACCTGACGCGGCGCGGCTATGAGGCGACGGCCCTCTGCTTCGCCCGCGACGACCTGCGACCGGCCCCCGAAGAGGCCTGCGCGTGCGAGCAGTTGGGGCTGCCGGGCCTCTATGTGTCCCGCCTGAGCGACGGGAACGTACGGTTCGAGGCATACGTCTTCCGGGACGGCGAACCGACGAGGGCGCGGGTCGTCGTGGTGGAGGACGAGCCGGCGGGGACGGGTTCGCCGGGTGCGGAGAGGCGGGTGTCCGCGGGGGCGGCGGACGGCGGCCGGGTCGCGTTTCACGAGCAGGCCGCGGCCATCGGGACCTGGCGGGAGATGGAGCGGGCGCGGCGCCCCGCCGGGGCGGACGAGGCGGACCGGCCACCGGTCTTCGGCACGTACGAGGTGCTGGAGTGCGTCGGCGAGGGCGGCTTCGGGCGGGTCTACCTGTGCCAGGATCCCGACGGGCTGATGGTCGCGGTCAAGACGCTGCACGCGCATCTCGCGGCGGCTCCCGCGATCAAGCGGGGCTTCGCCCACGAGGTGCGGGCGGCCCAGCGGGTCGACGGGCGGTTCACCGTGCCGGTGATCGCTGCGGACACCGACGGTCCGGCCCCGTGGATGGCGGTGCCGTACGTGGCCGCCCCGTCCTTGCAGGAATTCGTCGAGCGGTGCGGCCGGCTGGAAACCGACCTGGTGCGCACCCTGGGGGCGGGCATCGCCGTCGCCCTGAGCGCCATCCACGCCGAGGGCATCGTGCATCTCGATCTCAAGCCGGCCAACGTGCTGCTGACCGAGGACGGCCCGCGCGTCATCGACTTCGGAATCGCCCAGATCGAACGGCTCACCGAGCCACGGCGCGGCTTCGCCGGCACCTACGCGTACGCCTCCCCCGAGCAACTGCGCGAGGAGCGGACCTTCACACCCGCCAGCGATGTGTTCTCCCTGGGCACCGTCCTCGCCCGCCTGGCCCTGGGCCGCAGCCCCTGGGGCCGGGACACGCCGTCCGTGGTCGCCGGAATCCGGGCCGGCACACCCGATCTCGCCGGGCTGCCCGCAGACTTCGCGGAGGTGGTCCGGTGGTGCCTTCAGCCGGATCCGGGCCGGCGGCCGACGGCCGGTGACGTGGCCGAGGCCCTGGTTCCCGGGGCCGGTGACGGCAGGATCGGTCCGCCGCCACTGCCGGAGCAGGGGCGGGCTCTCGTCGCGGAGCACGCCACCGTACCCGCCACACGCCATTACGAGACGCTCGCCCGCACTCGACCCCGGTGA